In the genome of Fusarium poae strain DAOMC 252244 chromosome 1, whole genome shotgun sequence, the window CCCTCCGATTCCAGCCTGGTCCCATCGCCTGGTCCCTCAAGTTCCTCCCAGCCCCGCGGTCCCCTCGATGCCCTCGACTCTCCACCATTACCGACACCGATAACTCCAGGAATTCGACCAGTCGAGCATGATGATTTTCCAGCAAGCCAACCTCCACAAGTGTCAGAGAACACTGAAGCCGGAGGTATTCCCATAAAAGACCCAATACTGGCGTTGCGAGTTTCGCGCACCGGCAACTTATTCGCTGTTATTACCACCACTTCGATAACAGTCTGGCAGACAAAGGTGAGGCCTTGGATACATTTAAAGGCACCCTTGGTTCGTACTGACAGATATAGCCTGCTGTCATCTTAGCCGTAGTCATTCGATCGGATTACTCCCTACAAACCTATGGCAGGAATGTCGACCTTTTATTAAGACCCGACGCCGCCATTCTTGTCATACACACCGATCAAGGCTATCTCATTACTTACTCCCTAGCCACTGATTCAGATTCGCGCGTGTACAAACCTCATTTTGCAAACTACAGCAATGTGCAGCGACGCAGGCAGAGTCTTATTGGAAGCCTCACTGGATTACCCCCCGATCAAATCTTATGGGGCGCTGGTGAAGGACCAGGGGTTCGTGACCTGAGCGTGCGTTTCAGAATGGTTATCAAGGTCGATGCCGGTATTGAAAGCGCCCTTGCTCTCGACGACGAGCTTATGGTATCGACAAGAAAGCCTGCTGCAGTCCAGTGCATTCGCTGGACTCCAGACAGTACCGGCTCGCAGACAAGAACGGAAATAATCAGCCGTATGGGATGGGTCGAGAAAAAGGCGATCATCGTCGAGATGACACATGATCGCCCTATGAATCTTTTGACGTGGATTACGAGCAGCGGGCGAGCGTATGGGGTCCAGCGATATAATCACCGAGCAGAGACAAGCCAGGCTGATGACCCCGATGCGAAGCGCCTGTTTAAAGGTCACTGTTTTCACATACCCCAAGGCGAAAATGACCGTGCTATCACGGCTGTTATAAACGCACGATTCTCGCTCATTGCTGTAGGCTGCTGTGACGGGACTGTGCAAGTTTATTCCGTTCGTGACTATGCTGGGAATATTCCTCATTCACACACTCACCAAGTCCCTGTTTCAACGGCGTCTTCAGGAGCCTTCACAACTTTAAGTTATTCTCCTGATGGCTATTGCCTTTTCGCGGGTTTCGAAAAAGGATGGTCCACCTGGAGCATGTTTGGCAAGCTTGGGAGCCATAGTTTTGGATCGGAGGAAACAACGTCGCGCGCCAATGGAGAGGAATGGCTATCTGGGATAGCCGGGGCTACCTGGGTGGGTGGCGGGTCCGAGATCCTGATGACCGCTCGCAAGCATGAAGCAATATGGTCTCTCGAGATGGCCAAAAATGCTGTTACTGGATGTTACAACGATGCCAACGTCTTCCGGACAGTGCTACAGACACCTTCAAGTGTGATGGTCTACAGAGGGTATGATGTTCCTGACCTTACCAGTATTTCAGCGGAGCCTTTCCTGTGGCACACAGCAAAGGTACCTCCGACCTACCTCTTAAACCAGTGGCCAATTCGGCAGACAGTCATCTCGCCGGATGGTCGATACGTTGCTGTAGCAGGTCGTCGTGGACTCGCCCATTACAGTGTCAATAGTGGTCGTTGGAAGACATTTGCCAATGAATCCATGGAGAACGAATTCCAGGTAAGAGGGGGCATGTGCTGGCACCAGCATATTCTTGTCGCTGCGGTAGAGGCAAACAGGAAATTCGAGCTGCGGCTCTTCTCTCGTGAGACAGCACTTGATCCAGCCCAAATCCTGCACACTCAGACTGTCCCAGCCCCTGTGGTGCTGGTCACTACTTCTGGCGAGGACTCGCTTCTTGTTTACACTTATGAGAACTTACTATACCACTTTATCTTTACACCCCATGGGGGATCTATACGGCTCATCCAAGTGGGCCAGATCGCGTTCCACGGTATCGTCAGATCTCCGGCCCGTGTCCGGGGTTTAAGTTGGATATTACCCGATACGCAGTTAACAGACGGTGATCCATCCCAGGACGTTGCTGTCGCGTCGGTAATCTTTCTTGTCGACGGAAAGCTTGTCCTCCTGCGACCGTCGCTAAACGACGATGGCCAACTCAAATACGATATGCGCGTCATCGCACAAAACGTGGAGTATCACGCCAGCGTCAGAGATCAACCATTACGGAATGCGAATAGGCAATTAGAGGATAACCCCTTGCGGAACGGGCCGCCAGCCCTAAAGGATTCTCTGTGGGTGTTTGATGGAATGGAACTCAAGGCTTGGCCGGACATCAGTGAAGTGCTTGATGCAACTGGAGAAAATGGTAAAGAGTCGCCATGCCCGGTGTCTATACCTGTGGACTTTTATCCCCTTTCCATTCTGCTGGAAAAGGGAATCATATTGGGAGTCGAGTCTGATCTTGTCCAACGTCGCGATGTGAACTTTTCGTATTTCCATTTTGCCATCAGAGTAAGATTCAAAAAGCATGCAGATGACACAGTAGCTGATCACAAACAGACACACCTGATACTTCCAGATTTGTTACGATTCTACCTAATGCAAAGCAGATCAGTTGAGGCATCAAACCTGGCTCATCAGTACAAAGAACTGGAGTATTTTGCGCATGGCCTCGAAATATTACTACATCGTGTGTTGGACGAAGAGGTCGACACGTCCCCCAAGCCTGTTGATGCCGTGCTACCTCGCGTGCTGTCGCTCCTATCGTCATTTAAGGAGTATCTCGATATTGTGCTACAATGCACACGCAAGACCGAGGTTCGGCAATGGAAGACGTTGTTCGCCTATCTCCCACAGGCCCAAGAACTATTCGAGGAGTCTCTCCAGAGAGGGTCACTGAAGACCGCGGGAGGGtaccttattatattacaCACGCTGGACGAATTGGGTTCGTCGACCGAACAGTCGGTGCGATTGCTGTCTCGTGCAATGCGAGAGGGCGATTGGGAACTATGTAAAGAACTTGCACGTTTCCTGGCGGCTATGGATGAAACAGGTGAGACGTTACAAGAGGCCATGAGGATGGTGGAGGTGACACTTAAACAAGATTCAGGGCAAGATAGTATAGGAAGTCGACTTCAGATTCCATCTTCGCAAGCAACGAATGGGGGAAGCGGGTTAACAAGCGGCGATGAGGACGGAACATTCGAGTCAGATAGACGTTCTGGGAGTGAGGGAGGTAGTGTCGCTTCGACGATTAGCGCCACTTAGATGATGACGGGGTGGTTTTCCCTTATTTTTGGATACAGGTACTAGCGTAATTTAGTAGCCATGGGAGTTAATACTGGGAGTTGGCTAAGGTGGGATTATTAGGACCGGctttgttgtgttgtttgGAATGAGGGTACGGCCTAAAATCATCTAATGGGATATTGCAGACATAGAGCAAATAGATGAACGAGATCCTTTGAACGTATTTTTGCCACGATTAAGTAAACACGCTATAGTCAAGAGctatctttataagataatCCACAGTGTTTGATTCGTAAAGTTTACAAGGTAGGGGCCGTTTCATGAAACGGAGAGATATATGGTACATGATGCACGGCTTACGACAAACCTTGATTATGTATTTTTGAGTTACCACAGTGATTTGATCTTCGAATGGATCCTTTTTCCAGTACCTAAATGCAAGTAATTTCATGGCGTTGAAGTAGATGCTCCCTtagataggtacctacctacctaggtatagaCGGGCGTGGAGGTTCGAGTTCGCGATACGTACTCCACAGTCACGTTACCTGCTACTTGTTGGCCATCCCATTGCAAATGCAGGAGAAGCAGTTATGGACGTAGACGGCTTTTGCAACCCCACCATCAAGTCCAGCCCCAAGCCTACCGACATCCAGTAACCTCAAGCCCAGACCACGCAAGACCGCCGACTGGGTCAGGGTTTAACGACAACGATATCTACGACACGAAACGAAACGATACATGCGAGACGACATCTACGATAATACTCCAACACTCGCTCACGCACAACTCAACACAATAATATCAAGACTCTGACTGAGTCTTGCGCATCGGTAATCTAGCGACTTCAGCTTAAGCTAGGACATGGTAGCTTGTCTTTGAGACGTCTTTGTCAATCGTCGTATTCTTTCTTCTCCGCGCCCAGCATGATGGATGACTATGTGAGCGAGTCGGACAGCGACTACACGAGCTACTGGAGGGATTGGGTAAGTGCATCGAGCATATATGCCCACGCGCCTTGGATTTCTATCGGTGCCCGCTATCGCCGCATTGTGATGTTCAGATAGCCTGTGAAATCGAGGGGTCACCAGGGTCTTTCTCTGTTTTTTTGTACTTGACATTTCGCATGCTAATCAAACACTCTTCAATAGTTCATCTCGTCCAGGGGTAACGAGTACTTTTGTGAAATCGACGAGGACTACCTCACAGATAGGTTCAACCTGACGGGTTTAAACACTGAGGTTCAGTATTACCAATATGCGCTGGATCTCGTCACCGATGTCTTTGATCTCGAGTGCGATGATGAGATGCGCGAAGCCATAGAGAAGTCTGCGAGACATCTCTATGGTCTCGTGCATGCTCGCTATATTGTTACGACCAGAGGTCTATCAAAAATGGTGCGTGCTTTCACCACAATCCCTCTTCTAATCACTCGCTGACAACACcaaagcttgacaagtacaAAAAGGCCGAGTTTGGAAAATGCCCTCGTGTCATGTGTCACTCCCACCCTCTCCTTCCCATGGGTCTCTCTGACGTGCCCAACCTGAAGCCAGTCAAGCTCTACTGTGCCAGATGCGAGGACATCTACAATCCCAAATCATCGCGACATGCCGCCATCGACGGCGCTTACTTTGGCACCTCGTTCCATAACATCCTCTTTCAGGTGTATCCTGCACTCATTCCCACCAAGAGTGTAGACCGATACGTCCCTCGTGTCTACGGATTCAAGGTTCACGCTTCTGCGGCCCTGATTCGCTGGCAGAGCTCTAAGCGCGACGAGATGCGCCGTCGACTCCGCAAGCTCGAGATTGATACTGGTTTCCGCGACGAGatggaggatgaagaagaggaggacgacgacgaactCGAGTTTGAGGGGATAGACGGTCGCATGGCTGTTGTTGAGGGCCTTTAGGAAACTGCTCGATTCATCACAAAAGATTAGAGTGCATGCCAGGACACTGGCAATAAACCCCAAGGTCGCATAAACAGGCAGCATGAGCTGGCGCAAAGGGCATATACGGACACCCCCGGAAGATCATCCTCACTTTTTCGATGCCTTGTCGGTTCAATTGACGGGATACGGGCCTCCCACTGGATGGATATCCGTCATCTCCCAAGGAAGGACTATTCTGTTGCTTTCGTTCCTGTTGGTTCGGTTCTGGATCGGCGTTTGGCGGCAAGTCAATGTAGGGCAAGGCTGGCATGGCAGGCAGGGCAAGGCAGGTACAAATCACAAATGGGTGAAATAGTATTTTCTTGAATTATAGTTGTTCAATACCTAAGAAGCGTCTGTTTTCTACTAATCTCCAAGTGAATTTGTCAGACCAATACATGCGTACTCTCAAAGTGGGAGGAGATTCAAATCGCATATTTAATGGCCATTGAACAATGAGCGATCACATTAATGTCATCGAGTTACAGATGGTATAAATCGGTCATTTCATTGTTCGTATCATATCGTGCCAAATATCAAGTAATCTATCTATCTGCCCACAAGCCTTTCGCTACCTGTTACAACCAAGGAAATCCAACACTTCCCGAGATTCCACGggtatttatttcttttttttgccCCAGAACTTGGATATACTGTACACGCAGCAATTGAAAAATTACACACATATATAATGACATAGAATCACTTCGCTTACGAGAGTCGCCGTCTTCATGCACAGCGGCTCCGTGGCTCTTAGACGCGGTTCTCGGCATAATGGGCGTCGCCGTACCGGCTCTCAGCGAACCGATTATCAGGAAACCTATTCTCCAGACGGTCGGAGTCGTCCATACGCTGTAGTTCCACGTCCTGGAAGTTCTGGCTAGGGCGGGGTTCCTCTTGATTAGAAGACGAGCGAACATTTCGCTGTGCCAGAGCAGATGTCATGGGTGGGTACGACGTATCCCCAGACACACCAGTGTCATGTCGTGTTGGCGCATATGAGCCAAGCTCTTCGTCTGTACCGGCATAACCGTGTCGTCCAACACCAGCCCAGAATGCGCGCTCGTCACTTCTAGGACCCCATGCCCAGCCTGCGCCTGCGCGGATTGGCAAATGGTAATAACGGAAGGCAAAGATGGCGGCAATGAGACCCATCAAGTAACCGAACAGAATATCAAAACCGTGGTGACGACGGTCGTGCCAGCGCGAACCAGCAATGAAGATGGAGACGCCAAAAGGTAGAAGGCCAAGAGCGAGAAGATAAATCGGAGGCGCAGCAGCTTGGCGACGCAGAGACTGGACCTTGGCGGTTTCTTGGCCCTTTATAGGTGCAGAAGAGAAGGATCCGTCGAGACCGCGGGCGCGCGAAGGTTCGTAGGGATCAACAATGGGACCAGTGCTGATACGAGAAGGGAAGGCAGCATGGCTTGCAGCTCCCGCAACAGAGGCAGCCGATGGCATGACAAACGGGATTGTAACTGCAAACTTGCTGGCCATAAAAAGTGAAGCGTAGATGAGGCCGCCAGCAGCAGAGGATGAGTGACCACTAGGGTAAGAACGGAAACCATCATCGATCTTGTACTTGTCTTTCTGTTGGCAGATGGCAGCGGAAACGAGCTGGCCAGTCATGTTACGCCATTCAAAACCACCGACAAGGTATTTCGTAACATTTTCTATGTCGGGTTCGCAGCGGGCGAGAAGATCGGGTCGAGGTTTACCAAACAGGTTCTTCATCGAGCTGGTGAAAAACCACGACAGCGTGAGGGAAAGGACGAGTCCTAGAACACCAACATGAAGCTCCCACAGTTTGCGCTGCCAGATGAGAGTCTTTGGGGTGCCCTTGGGGACGGTCGGACCGGGGACGAAGATCAAAGAGACGACGGCGACGATGACGAAAGGGACGCCGAtggcgaggatgaagaggaggtAAGCGGGAACGAGTTCATGCTCGGCAAAAGGATATCTATCATGATGGTGAGCTTCAAGAGCAATATGAGAAGAGGGGATAGCAGTTTTATCCGTGACTACTAGGAAGGTAAACGTACGAGATGTTGGGATCGACAAGTGAAAATGGTCGTTTGGCAGGCGCAACTTTGTCGAGCCAACCTCCAATGCCAACAAAGACGAAGCAAATGATCCAGTCGGAAAGGTAGGACAGGATGAGTCGGATGGGGAAGCGACGGCCTCGCAAACCATTAGATATCGTTCCTAAACCTGAGTCGCCCATCTTGTAATAGGAATGCATAGTCTAGC includes:
- a CDS encoding hypothetical protein (BUSCO:2243at5125), coding for MYWPIGTPRIHATSSSRSPAFKLFVSHDGLTSPSDSSLVPSPGPSSSSQPRGPLDALDSPPLPTPITPGIRPVEHDDFPASQPPQVSENTEAGGIPIKDPILALRVSRTGNLFAVITTTSITVWQTKPAVILAVVIRSDYSLQTYGRNVDLLLRPDAAILVIHTDQGYLITYSLATDSDSRVYKPHFANYSNVQRRRQSLIGSLTGLPPDQILWGAGEGPGVRDLSVRFRMVIKVDAGIESALALDDELMVSTRKPAAVQCIRWTPDSTGSQTRTEIISRMGWVEKKAIIVEMTHDRPMNLLTWITSSGRAYGVQRYNHRAETSQADDPDAKRLFKGHCFHIPQGENDRAITAVINARFSLIAVGCCDGTVQVYSVRDYAGNIPHSHTHQVPVSTASSGAFTTLSYSPDGYCLFAGFEKGWSTWSMFGKLGSHSFGSEETTSRANGEEWLSGIAGATWVGGGSEILMTARKHEAIWSLEMAKNAVTGCYNDANVFRTVLQTPSSVMVYRGYDVPDLTSISAEPFLWHTAKVPPTYLLNQWPIRQTVISPDGRYVAVAGRRGLAHYSVNSGRWKTFANESMENEFQVRGGMCWHQHILVAAVEANRKFELRLFSRETALDPAQILHTQTVPAPVVLVTTSGEDSLLVYTYENLLYHFIFTPHGGSIRLIQVGQIAFHGIVRSPARVRGLSWILPDTQLTDGDPSQDVAVASVIFLVDGKLVLLRPSLNDDGQLKYDMRVIAQNVEYHASVRDQPLRNANRQLEDNPLRNGPPALKDSLWVFDGMELKAWPDISEVLDATGENGKESPCPVSIPVDFYPLSILLEKGIILGVESDLVQRRDVNFSYFHFAIRTHLILPDLLRFYLMQSRSVEASNLAHQYKELEYFAHGLEILLHRVLDEEVDTSPKPVDAVLPRVLSLLSSFKEYLDIVLQCTRKTEVRQWKTLFAYLPQAQELFEESLQRGSLKTAGGYLIILHTLDELGSSTEQSVRLLSRAMREGDWELCKELARFLAAMDETGETLQEAMRMVEVTLKQDSGQDSIGSRLQIPSSQATNGGSGLTSGDEDGTFESDRRSGSEGGSVASTISAT
- the CKB2 gene encoding casein kinase 2 regulatory subunit (BUSCO:42196at5125); its protein translation is MMDDYVSESDSDYTSYWRDWFISSRGNEYFCEIDEDYLTDRFNLTGLNTEVQYYQYALDLVTDVFDLECDDEMREAIEKSARHLYGLVHARYIVTTRGLSKMLDKYKKAEFGKCPRVMCHSHPLLPMGLSDVPNLKPVKLYCARCEDIYNPKSSRHAAIDGAYFGTSFHNILFQVYPALIPTKSVDRYVPRVYGFKVHASAALIRWQSSKRDEMRRRLRKLEIDTGFRDEMEDEEEEDDDELEFEGIDGRMAVVEGL
- a CDS encoding hypothetical protein (TransMembrane:5 (o20-43i72-95o115-134i294-313o325-343i)~BUSCO:31933at5125) produces the protein MGDSGLGTISNGLRGRRFPIRLILSYLSDWIICFVFVGIGGWLDKVAPAKRPFSLVDPNISYPFAEHELVPAYLLFILAIGVPFVIVAVVSLIFVPGPTVPKGTPKTLIWQRKLWELHVGVLGLVLSLTLSWFFTSSMKNLFGKPRPDLLARCEPDIENVTKYLVGGFEWRNMTGQLVSAAICQQKDKYKIDDGFRSYPSGHSSSAAGGLIYASLFMASKFAVTIPFVMPSAASVAGAASHAAFPSRISTGPIVDPYEPSRARGLDGSFSSAPIKGQETAKVQSLRRQAAAPPIYLLALGLLPFGVSIFIAGSRWHDRRHHGFDILFGYLMGLIAAIFAFRYYHLPIRAGAGWAWGPRSDERAFWAGVGRHGYAGTDEELGSYAPTRHDTGVSGDTSYPPMTSALAQRNVRSSSNQEEPRPSQNFQDVELQRMDDSDRLENRFPDNRFAESRYGDAHYAENRV